In Stegostoma tigrinum isolate sSteTig4 chromosome 33, sSteTig4.hap1, whole genome shotgun sequence, one genomic interval encodes:
- the slc24a5 gene encoding sodium/potassium/calcium exchanger 5 isoform X1: MRTTAALRAKKRRVDVIFLVVGVSAVLYGIAHLLHEVASSSLRAAVRARRDTSADNETKCVQAPSSEFPEGFFTLEERKEGGIIIHFIIILYMLLAIDIVCEDYFLPSLEVISECLGLSQDVAGATFMAAGSSAPELVTAFLGVFVTKGDIGVSTIVGSAVYNLLGICAACGLLTTMACELTCWPVFRDCAAYAISVAALVLVIFDNAIYWYESALLLLIYALYIVVLCFDVRINRYLMETFSPCCTCLSRAMEEGNEQQLLIDWQEKTGPLVHRCSRSDSGIFREDSDYSQLSLSLHGLSEKTEDKCHVFEVPESDTKRIMWVLSLPIAALLSITTPDCRRHHWRKWFMLTFFLSAVWISGFTYVLVWMVSIVGETLEIPETVMGLTLLAAGTSIPDTVASVLVAREGKGDMAMSNIVGSNVFDLLCLGVPWFVKTAFVDPSPVQVNSSGMTYTTASLLLSIIFMFVAIKVNGWKLDKKLGATCLLVYVVFLTISILNELGILGSVPVRICD, from the exons ATGAGGACTACAGCAGCTCTGAGAGCCAAGAAAAGGAGAGTAGATGTGATTTTCCTCGTGGTGGGGGTTAGTGCGGTTTTGTATGGAATAGCCCATCTTCTCCACGAGGTTGCCTCCTCTAGTTTGCGTGCTGCTGTGAGAGCTCGTCGAGATACATCGG CGGATAATGAAACCAAGTGTGTACAGGCTCCTTCATCCGAATTTCCTGAAGGATTTTTTACGCTCGAAGAAAGGAAGGAGGGTGGGATCATCATTCATTTTATCATCATCCTCTACATGTTGTTGGCTATAGATATAGTGTGTGAAGATTATTTCCTACCTTCTCTGGAAGTCATCAGTGAAT GTCTTGGTCTCTCTCAAGATGTTGCTGGAGCAACATTTATGGCTGCGGGAAGTTCTGCACCTGAACTGGTCACTGCTTTTCTAG GTGTGTTTGTGACAAAGGGAGATATTGGAGTCAGTACAATAGTCGGATCAGCGGTTTACAACTTGCTTGGTATCTGTGCTGCATGTGGATTGTTAACTACCATG GCTTGTGAGCTGACTTGCTGGCCAGTGTTCAGAGATTGTGCAGCTTATGCGATCAGTGTTGCAGCACTAGTTCTCGTTATCTTTGACAATGCAATCTACTG gTATGAGTCTGCTTTGTTGCTTTTGATCTATGCATTGTACATCGTGGTTCTGTGCTTTGATGTCCGTATAAATCGGTATTTAATGGAGACGTTTAGCCCATGCTGCACTTGTTTATCACGAGCAATGGAAGAAGGCAATGAACAACAACTGCTGATAGATTGGCAAGAGAAAACTGGGCCGTTGGTCCATCGCTGTTCTCGATCTGACAGCGGGATTTTTCGAGAGGATTCTGATTATTCCCAACTCTCTCTCAGTTTACATGGGCTGTCTGAGAAGACTGAAG ACAAATGCCATGTTTTTGAAGTGCCTGAATCAGATACAAAGCGAATCATGTGGGTACTATCGCTTCCCATTGCTGCGTTGCTGTCCATAACTACTCCAGACTGTCGTAGACATCACTGGAGAAAGTGGTTCATGCTCACTTTCTTCCTGAGTGCTGTGTGGATTTCTGGATTTACATACGTATTAGTTTGGATGGTATCCATAGTGG GTGAAACCTTGGAAATTCCTGAGACCGTGATGGGCCTCACGCTGTTGGCAGCAGGCACCAGCATTCCAGATACAGTGGCCAGTGTACTCGTTGCCAGAGAAG GCAAAGGAGACATGGCAATGTCGAACATTGTAGGATCCAATGTATTTGATCTGCTCTGTTTAGGAGTGCCTTGGTTTGTTAAAACTGCATTTGTGGACCCATCACCTGTACAAGTTAACAGCAGTGGCATGACCTATACAACAGCTTCTCTCCTCCTTTCCATCATCTTCATGTTTGTGGCAATtaaagtcaatggatggaaattAGACAAGAAACTTGGAGCAACATGTCTGCTTGTCTACGTGGttttcctcactatctccattctgaatgagCTGGGAATACTAGGCAGTGTTCCTGTAAGAATATGTGACTAA
- the slc24a5 gene encoding sodium/potassium/calcium exchanger 5 isoform X2, which yields MRTTAALRAKKRRVDVIFLVVGVSAVLYGIAHLLHEVASSSLRAAVRARRDTSADNETKCVQAPSSEFPEGFFTLEERKEGGIIIHFIIILYMLLAIDIVCEDYFLPSLEVISECLGLSQDVAGATFMAAGSSAPELVTAFLGVFVTKGDIGVSTIVGSAVYNLLGICAACGLLTTMACELTCWPVFRDCAAYAISVAALVLVIFDNAIYWYESALLLLIYALYIVVLCFDVRINRYLMETFSPCCTCLSRAMEEGNEQQLLIDWQEKTGPLVHRCSRSDSGIFREDSDYSQLSLSLHGLSEKTEGETLEIPETVMGLTLLAAGTSIPDTVASVLVAREGKGDMAMSNIVGSNVFDLLCLGVPWFVKTAFVDPSPVQVNSSGMTYTTASLLLSIIFMFVAIKVNGWKLDKKLGATCLLVYVVFLTISILNELGILGSVPVRICD from the exons ATGAGGACTACAGCAGCTCTGAGAGCCAAGAAAAGGAGAGTAGATGTGATTTTCCTCGTGGTGGGGGTTAGTGCGGTTTTGTATGGAATAGCCCATCTTCTCCACGAGGTTGCCTCCTCTAGTTTGCGTGCTGCTGTGAGAGCTCGTCGAGATACATCGG CGGATAATGAAACCAAGTGTGTACAGGCTCCTTCATCCGAATTTCCTGAAGGATTTTTTACGCTCGAAGAAAGGAAGGAGGGTGGGATCATCATTCATTTTATCATCATCCTCTACATGTTGTTGGCTATAGATATAGTGTGTGAAGATTATTTCCTACCTTCTCTGGAAGTCATCAGTGAAT GTCTTGGTCTCTCTCAAGATGTTGCTGGAGCAACATTTATGGCTGCGGGAAGTTCTGCACCTGAACTGGTCACTGCTTTTCTAG GTGTGTTTGTGACAAAGGGAGATATTGGAGTCAGTACAATAGTCGGATCAGCGGTTTACAACTTGCTTGGTATCTGTGCTGCATGTGGATTGTTAACTACCATG GCTTGTGAGCTGACTTGCTGGCCAGTGTTCAGAGATTGTGCAGCTTATGCGATCAGTGTTGCAGCACTAGTTCTCGTTATCTTTGACAATGCAATCTACTG gTATGAGTCTGCTTTGTTGCTTTTGATCTATGCATTGTACATCGTGGTTCTGTGCTTTGATGTCCGTATAAATCGGTATTTAATGGAGACGTTTAGCCCATGCTGCACTTGTTTATCACGAGCAATGGAAGAAGGCAATGAACAACAACTGCTGATAGATTGGCAAGAGAAAACTGGGCCGTTGGTCCATCGCTGTTCTCGATCTGACAGCGGGATTTTTCGAGAGGATTCTGATTATTCCCAACTCTCTCTCAGTTTACATGGGCTGTCTGAGAAGACTGAAG GTGAAACCTTGGAAATTCCTGAGACCGTGATGGGCCTCACGCTGTTGGCAGCAGGCACCAGCATTCCAGATACAGTGGCCAGTGTACTCGTTGCCAGAGAAG GCAAAGGAGACATGGCAATGTCGAACATTGTAGGATCCAATGTATTTGATCTGCTCTGTTTAGGAGTGCCTTGGTTTGTTAAAACTGCATTTGTGGACCCATCACCTGTACAAGTTAACAGCAGTGGCATGACCTATACAACAGCTTCTCTCCTCCTTTCCATCATCTTCATGTTTGTGGCAATtaaagtcaatggatggaaattAGACAAGAAACTTGGAGCAACATGTCTGCTTGTCTACGTGGttttcctcactatctccattctgaatgagCTGGGAATACTAGGCAGTGTTCCTGTAAGAATATGTGACTAA